A stretch of Comamonadaceae bacterium M7527 DNA encodes these proteins:
- a CDS encoding ATP-binding cassette domain-containing protein, whose translation MTTANSPDSVTQPIEPDNTRNGQAPLLQCEHLVKRFGDTTVVQDLSFDIKPGECLGIIGPNGAGKTTTIRMCLGLTAPDQGHIGYQSVHGQALRMPQDALAIKAELGVVSQSDTLDPDFSCEENIAVYGRYFGLDATELKARTPDLLDFAVLGNKAHARPSELSGGMKRRLSLARALVNNPRLLVLDEPTTGLDPQARHLMWERLQQLLQVGKSILLTTHFMDEAERLCDRLIVLDHGRKLAEGSPRALIAQHIEPEVVEVYGPGAVNLATAPIRSRADRAEVVGDTVFFYTHHAASLLLELARQPQLRTLHRPANLEDLFLKLTGRQIREGA comes from the coding sequence ATGACCACAGCCAACTCGCCAGACTCGGTGACTCAGCCGATAGAACCCGATAACACACGCAACGGCCAAGCGCCATTGTTGCAATGTGAACACTTGGTTAAACGCTTTGGCGACACCACCGTGGTGCAAGACTTGAGCTTTGACATCAAACCGGGTGAGTGCCTGGGCATTATTGGCCCCAATGGCGCTGGCAAAACCACCACCATACGCATGTGCTTGGGCTTGACCGCGCCAGACCAGGGCCACATAGGCTACCAAAGCGTGCACGGCCAGGCGCTGCGCATGCCCCAAGATGCATTGGCCATCAAGGCCGAGCTGGGTGTGGTGAGCCAGTCTGACACGCTAGACCCAGACTTTTCTTGTGAAGAAAACATCGCGGTGTATGGCCGCTACTTTGGCCTGGACGCCACCGAGCTGAAGGCACGCACACCTGACTTGCTGGACTTTGCAGTGCTGGGCAACAAAGCGCACGCCCGCCCATCAGAATTGTCTGGCGGTATGAAGCGGCGCTTGAGCTTGGCAAGAGCACTGGTCAACAATCCACGCCTGCTGGTGCTGGACGAGCCCACTACCGGCCTGGACCCGCAAGCGCGTCACTTGATGTGGGAGCGACTGCAACAGCTGCTGCAAGTGGGCAAATCGATTTTACTCACCACCCACTTTATGGACGAAGCAGAGCGTTTGTGCGACAGGCTCATCGTGCTGGACCATGGCCGCAAGTTGGCCGAGGGCTCGCCGCGCGCGCTGATTGCGCAACACATAGAGCCCGAAGTGGTGGAGGTGTATGGCCCAGGCGCCGTGAACCTGGCAACTGCGCCCATTCGCTCACGCGCAGATCGTGCAGAGGTGGTGGGTGACACGGTGTTTTTCTACACCCACCACGCCGCCAGCTTGTTGCTGGAGCTGGCCCGCCAGCCGCAGTTGCGCACACTACACCGCCCTGCCAACCTGGAAGACCTGTTCTTGAAGTTGACTGGCCGCCAAATTCGTGAGGGTGCATAA
- the asd gene encoding archaetidylserine decarboxylase (Phosphatidylserine decarboxylase is synthesized as a single chain precursor. Generation of the pyruvoyl active site from a Ser is coupled to cleavage of a Gly-Ser bond between the larger (beta) and smaller (alpha chains). It is an integral membrane protein.) produces the protein MSQRSAVWQQYIWPKKAMTQFGGWVASTPMGVITTMIINDFVRRYQVNMMEAEQPNLGAYKTFNEFFTRALRKGVRPIASADWVSPVDGAVSQLGAVEAGQIFQAKGHHYSAQALLACEAEEAQAFDNGHFATIYLSPKDYHRIHMPCAGTLTRMTYVPGDLFSVSPLTAAHVPGLFARNERVVCWFDTGHGPMVMVLVGATIVGSMATVWHGTVNPPRSKTVQDKRYAAGEISLEQGAEMGRFMLGSTVVMLWPGAGNTAETRLQFGEDWKAGSVVKLGQAMADLVGVD, from the coding sequence GTGTCGCAACGATCAGCCGTTTGGCAACAATACATTTGGCCCAAAAAAGCCATGACGCAATTTGGCGGCTGGGTGGCCAGCACGCCCATGGGGGTCATCACCACCATGATCATCAATGATTTTGTGCGCCGCTACCAAGTCAACATGATGGAAGCCGAGCAACCCAACCTGGGTGCTTACAAAACCTTTAACGAGTTTTTTACACGCGCACTGCGCAAAGGCGTGCGCCCCATTGCCAGCGCTGACTGGGTGAGCCCGGTAGACGGCGCCGTAAGCCAGCTAGGCGCTGTTGAGGCAGGCCAGATCTTTCAAGCCAAAGGCCACCACTACAGCGCGCAGGCCTTGCTGGCGTGTGAGGCAGAGGAAGCCCAAGCCTTTGACAACGGCCACTTCGCCACCATTTACTTAAGCCCCAAGGACTACCACCGCATTCACATGCCCTGCGCGGGCACGCTCACGCGCATGACTTATGTGCCTGGTGACTTGTTCTCGGTGAGCCCACTCACAGCCGCGCACGTACCTGGTCTGTTTGCCAGAAACGAGCGCGTGGTGTGCTGGTTTGACACAGGGCACGGCCCCATGGTGATGGTGTTGGTGGGGGCCACCATTGTGGGCAGCATGGCCACGGTATGGCATGGCACGGTTAACCCGCCACGCAGCAAAACCGTGCAAGACAAACGCTACGCAGCCGGTGAAATAAGCCTTGAGCAAGGCGCTGAAATGGGGCGATTCATGCTGGGCTCTACAGTGGTGATGCTGTGGCCAGGCGCGGGCAATACCGCTGAGACAAGGCTTCAATTTGGTGAAGACTGGAAGGCTGGAAGCGTGGTGAAGCTGGGGCAGGCGATGGCTGATTTGGTGGGGGTGGATTGA
- a CDS encoding DMT family transporter, with translation MSRLTGNTRGMASMLLAMGCFAAMDTVLKIMSADLPPMQMAALRGLGGLPFLVVYLWRRKSFKSIVQVRWGLQVFRGLLAIVMLWSFSVGIKELALTQAYTLFFIAPLLVSVLAWPILGEKAHGFQWFTLLLGLAGVVVALRPSTDGLLTWGSAAVLGAATCYAISAVVSRRLSRTDTTDSQVFWVLVFLGFGAGLLALPNWQPLTAQHWALMPALATSGFIGQLAITDAFKHGRAAAVAPFEYSALGWSIGIDVALWSVWPDALTLGGATIVMVAGLLLMRRERGVVASTSGA, from the coding sequence ATGTCTAGACTAACGGGCAACACGCGCGGCATGGCGTCCATGCTGCTGGCCATGGGCTGCTTCGCGGCCATGGACACGGTGCTCAAAATCATGTCTGCCGATTTGCCACCCATGCAAATGGCGGCATTGCGTGGCTTGGGCGGCCTGCCGTTTTTGGTGGTTTATTTGTGGCGGCGCAAATCGTTTAAGTCCATCGTGCAAGTGCGCTGGGGCTTGCAGGTGTTTCGCGGCCTGCTGGCCATTGTCATGCTGTGGTCGTTTAGCGTAGGCATCAAAGAGCTTGCACTCACCCAGGCCTACACGTTGTTTTTTATTGCGCCACTGCTGGTGTCTGTGCTGGCCTGGCCCATATTGGGCGAAAAGGCACACGGCTTTCAGTGGTTTACCTTGTTGCTGGGCTTGGCCGGTGTGGTGGTTGCCTTGCGCCCCTCTACAGATGGTTTGCTCACCTGGGGTAGCGCCGCCGTTTTAGGCGCTGCCACCTGCTATGCCATCAGCGCAGTCGTTAGCAGGCGCTTGTCACGTACAGACACCACAGACAGCCAAGTGTTTTGGGTGTTGGTGTTTTTAGGCTTTGGTGCAGGTCTTCTTGCACTGCCCAACTGGCAGCCCCTTACCGCGCAACACTGGGCGCTGATGCCTGCCTTGGCAACCAGTGGCTTTATCGGTCAGCTGGCTATTACAGACGCCTTCAAACACGGCAGAGCCGCAGCTGTTGCGCCGTTTGAATACAGTGCACTGGGCTGGAGCATTGGCATTGACGTGGCCTTGTGGTCAGTGTGGCCAGATGCGCTGACGCTGGGTGGGGCCACCATTGTGATGGTGGCGGGTTTGCTGCTGATGCGGCGCGAGCGAGGGGTGGTGGCCAGCACTTCGGGGGCTTAG
- a CDS encoding SDR family NAD(P)-dependent oxidoreductase produces MTSTAPNPCTLVSPPNTKALRLVVGAGGGLGQAWLQLLQDQDANNPNAAQTPSQSVGLGRSTAPVIDYTQPNTIGQAAVWLQQHMASTGAQLRQVVVATGYLHSELGQPERSLRHLNAHYLQHVMQVNAIGPALLLGALAPLLPRQGRVVLVAVSAKVGSIGDNALGGWYGYRASKAALNQFVKTTSIELHRHNKEAICVALHPGTVDTGLSAPFAKTGLQVRPASVAASELQAVVDGLTAADSGGFFDYKGQALPW; encoded by the coding sequence ATGACGTCTACCGCACCCAACCCCTGCACACTTGTTTCGCCCCCAAATACAAAAGCCCTAAGATTGGTGGTGGGGGCTGGTGGCGGGCTGGGGCAAGCCTGGTTGCAGTTGCTGCAAGACCAAGACGCCAACAACCCCAACGCGGCGCAAACCCCCAGCCAGTCTGTGGGCTTGGGCCGCAGTACTGCGCCCGTTATCGACTACACCCAGCCAAACACCATTGGTCAAGCTGCCGTATGGCTGCAACAGCACATGGCCAGCACTGGCGCCCAGCTGCGCCAGGTGGTTGTGGCAACCGGCTACCTGCACAGTGAGCTAGGTCAGCCAGAGCGCAGCTTGCGTCACCTCAATGCGCATTACTTGCAGCATGTCATGCAGGTAAACGCCATTGGGCCGGCCCTGTTGCTGGGAGCACTGGCGCCGTTGCTGCCCAGGCAGGGGCGAGTGGTGTTGGTGGCCGTGTCGGCCAAGGTGGGCAGCATTGGCGACAACGCCCTGGGCGGCTGGTATGGCTACCGGGCCTCAAAGGCGGCCTTGAACCAGTTTGTCAAAACAACTTCAATTGAGCTGCACCGCCACAACAAAGAAGCCATTTGCGTGGCGCTGCACCCGGGGACTGTTGATACGGGCTTATCAGCCCCATTTGCCAAAACAGGCTTACAGGTACGCCCGGCCAGCGTAGCTGCATCCGAGTTGCAAGCCGTGGTGGACGGTTTGACCGCGGCTGATAGTGGCGGATTTTTTGATTACAAGGGCCAAGCACTGCCTTGGTAG
- the cas9 gene encoding type II CRISPR RNA-guided endonuclease Cas9 (Cas9, originally named Csn1, is the large, multifunctional signature protein of type II CRISPR/Cas systems. It is well known even to general audiences because its RNA-guided endonuclease activity has made it a popular tool for custom editing of eukaryotic genomes.) gives MSTAFFKKRRIYGFISFGAGYWGQKSIGWAILGLDAYQHPKSIIRAGSRIFGDGRDPKSHASLAVGRREARLMRRRRDRFLQRRSKLMNKLIEHGFFPQDEQARRALANLNPYELRHKGLSQELTPNEFARAVFHLNQRRGFQSNRKSASKDENKGAMKEALLSVRQQLSDGQHPTVGAWLWHRVQCGEPPRARYREDKVPVEGGKTKTVKSYDLYIDRAMVKEEFEALWDKQVELRAGCDAGPFSPQAHAALFDAIFYQRPLRPVKPGRCTLLPDQERAPLALPSQQLFRIYQEVNNLRVLDDRLDVRPLTLQERDVLVDVLRKAEKGRASFSALAKKIKLPRGSTFNLEDDKRKDLKGDAARAAMIQTFGAQWDDLSLAEQDQLVSMLLADELKDEDVIAWLQQTHGLDGVTAERVLETNLPEGYGRLSKVAIDRILPELQQDVITYDKAVVAAGFDSHSATTGEIMDELPYYGKYMQARVAFGTGIEDDPDEQRYGKVANPTVHVALNQVRVVVNALIKRYGRPDQVVIEVANDLKKSAAERAEDQKRQADNQKRNQRIRNEIADLLGTEPDLVKRADVQKWILWEELSRDATARRCPYSGTQISARMLFDGSTEVDHILPFKETLDDSLNNKVVCMRLANRIKAKRTPWEARQAFEAQGWIYDDILQRVALMPNRHKRKRFAEDGYQQWLGEEGNDFLARALNDTRHAASLAREYLTLICPENDTWVVPGKLTGMLRGFLGLNDVLGLDGEKNRDDHRHHAVDACVIGITDRRTLWAFATANARADERGMDRLIDTFEPPWPTYKAHVARAVASIKVSHKPDHGYQGAMFTGSIYSSDGKIDQKKKRQSNNGKGEKPKEDKDPSALELIHARNDTVYMRERHGVVNGELKPYKGLFPQSNYCMVILNNNGMWCSHAISTFEAYQIAKHAKCQDEALKVINRHIQNLGDVVMVIRKGDYVWAKLKGHKSELYVAQQLAKNGDVVLVCPSEADADARDRKKEGGVRRLMSKSARMLQKTQARYATVSPIGDVRIHK, from the coding sequence ATGTCAACAGCTTTTTTTAAAAAAAGGAGAATTTATGGTTTCATATCGTTTGGCGCTGGATATTGGGGCCAAAAATCCATAGGGTGGGCAATCCTGGGGCTGGACGCCTATCAGCATCCCAAATCAATCATCCGCGCCGGGTCACGCATTTTTGGCGACGGGCGCGACCCAAAGAGCCATGCATCGCTGGCGGTTGGGCGGCGCGAGGCAAGGCTGATGCGCAGGCGGCGTGACAGGTTTTTGCAACGCCGCAGCAAGCTGATGAACAAGCTGATCGAGCATGGGTTTTTCCCTCAAGACGAGCAGGCCAGGCGGGCCTTGGCCAATCTAAACCCCTACGAACTACGCCATAAGGGGCTCAGTCAAGAGCTCACCCCCAACGAGTTTGCCCGGGCGGTGTTTCATCTCAACCAACGTCGTGGCTTTCAAAGCAACCGCAAATCGGCATCCAAAGACGAAAACAAAGGCGCCATGAAAGAGGCTTTGCTTAGCGTACGCCAGCAGCTGAGCGATGGCCAGCACCCCACGGTAGGGGCCTGGCTGTGGCATCGTGTGCAGTGCGGCGAGCCCCCCAGAGCTCGGTACCGTGAGGATAAAGTGCCGGTTGAAGGTGGCAAGACCAAAACCGTCAAAAGCTACGACCTATACATTGACCGCGCCATGGTGAAAGAAGAGTTTGAGGCGCTGTGGGATAAGCAGGTCGAGCTGCGCGCCGGGTGCGACGCTGGGCCGTTTAGCCCGCAGGCGCATGCCGCGCTGTTCGACGCAATCTTTTACCAGCGCCCGCTGAGGCCAGTTAAGCCGGGGCGGTGCACCTTATTGCCGGATCAAGAGCGGGCGCCGTTGGCGCTGCCAAGCCAGCAATTGTTTCGCATATACCAAGAGGTGAACAACCTACGGGTGCTGGATGACAGGCTAGATGTGCGCCCACTCACCCTGCAAGAGCGCGACGTGTTGGTTGACGTGCTCCGCAAAGCAGAAAAAGGAAGGGCAAGCTTTTCGGCGCTGGCCAAAAAAATCAAACTGCCGCGAGGCAGCACGTTTAACCTAGAGGACGACAAGCGCAAAGACCTTAAGGGAGACGCCGCCCGAGCGGCCATGATCCAAACCTTTGGCGCGCAATGGGACGACTTAAGCTTGGCAGAGCAAGACCAGCTGGTCAGTATGCTACTTGCCGACGAGCTCAAAGACGAAGACGTCATCGCCTGGCTGCAGCAAACCCACGGCCTGGACGGTGTGACCGCCGAGCGGGTGCTTGAGACCAACTTACCCGAAGGCTACGGCCGCCTAAGCAAGGTGGCGATAGACCGCATACTGCCCGAGCTGCAACAAGACGTTATCACCTACGACAAAGCCGTCGTGGCCGCTGGCTTTGATAGTCACAGCGCAACAACCGGTGAGATCATGGATGAACTGCCTTACTACGGCAAATACATGCAAGCACGGGTAGCGTTTGGCACGGGCATCGAAGACGACCCCGACGAACAGCGCTACGGCAAAGTGGCCAACCCCACCGTGCACGTGGCGCTTAACCAAGTGCGGGTGGTGGTCAACGCCCTAATCAAACGCTACGGTCGCCCGGACCAAGTGGTGATTGAGGTGGCCAACGACTTAAAGAAAAGCGCAGCCGAGCGCGCTGAAGACCAAAAGCGTCAAGCTGACAACCAAAAAAGAAACCAAAGAATTCGCAATGAAATTGCCGACCTGCTTGGAACCGAACCCGATTTGGTCAAGCGCGCCGATGTGCAAAAGTGGATATTGTGGGAAGAGCTAAGCAGAGACGCGACTGCACGACGCTGCCCCTACAGCGGCACACAAATAAGCGCCCGCATGCTGTTTGACGGCAGCACCGAGGTTGACCACATCCTGCCTTTTAAGGAAACGCTGGATGACAGCCTCAACAACAAGGTGGTTTGCATGCGCCTGGCAAACCGTATCAAAGCCAAACGCACGCCATGGGAGGCAAGGCAAGCGTTTGAGGCGCAAGGCTGGATTTATGACGACATACTGCAGCGCGTGGCCCTTATGCCGAATCGGCACAAGCGCAAACGGTTCGCCGAGGACGGCTACCAGCAATGGCTTGGCGAAGAGGGCAACGATTTTTTGGCCCGAGCACTCAACGACACCCGGCACGCAGCAAGCTTGGCGCGCGAATACCTCACTCTGATATGCCCAGAGAATGACACATGGGTCGTGCCTGGCAAACTCACCGGCATGCTCAGAGGCTTTCTTGGGCTCAACGATGTGCTTGGCCTAGACGGTGAAAAAAACCGAGATGACCACCGCCACCACGCGGTGGACGCCTGCGTCATTGGCATCACCGACCGGCGCACACTGTGGGCGTTTGCAACCGCCAATGCCAGGGCCGACGAACGCGGCATGGACCGGCTGATCGATACCTTTGAGCCACCATGGCCCACCTACAAAGCGCACGTAGCCCGCGCAGTGGCGAGCATAAAAGTCAGCCACAAGCCCGACCACGGCTATCAGGGTGCCATGTTTACAGGGTCAATTTACAGTTCTGACGGGAAAATTGACCAAAAGAAAAAGAGACAAAGCAACAACGGTAAAGGAGAGAAGCCTAAAGAGGATAAAGACCCCAGCGCCCTTGAACTCATACATGCACGGAATGATACGGTTTACATGCGCGAACGGCATGGTGTGGTCAATGGTGAGCTAAAGCCATACAAGGGACTGTTCCCCCAAAGTAACTACTGCATGGTCATATTGAATAACAACGGGATGTGGTGTTCGCATGCAATCAGCACGTTCGAGGCATATCAAATAGCTAAGCATGCAAAATGTCAAGATGAGGCATTGAAGGTCATCAATCGTCACATTCAAAACCTTGGTGATGTTGTGATGGTGATACGGAAAGGAGATTATGTTTGGGCGAAGTTAAAAGGCCATAAGTCTGAGTTGTATGTGGCTCAACAACTTGCGAAAAATGGTGACGTAGTTCTTGTTTGCCCAAGTGAGGCAGATGCCGACGCCAGAGACAGAAAAAAAGAAGGCGGGGTGAGGCGGCTTATGTCTAAATCGGCGCGGATGCTTCAAAAAACTCAAGCACGTTACGCTACCGTCTCGCCAATAGGCGACGTGCGAATACACAAGTAA
- the cas1 gene encoding type II CRISPR-associated endonuclease Cas1, whose product MLDRIVEVAQDSRHLSAYRGFMLVRDADGDRTELGRVPLDDMAALIVHAHGVSYTNNLLVALAERGVPMVLCGSNHQVAGVLWPFDSNFEVAKRIQAQIQASKPMHKRAWAMVVKAKLEQQARLLQQLGRPHIPLDALVGKVKSGDPDNIEAQGARRYWTLLFGAEFRRDRTEPGTNAMLNYGYTVLRATTARAIAAAGLHPSIGMHHCNAANAFRLVDDLMEPFRPVIDEVVWEARQNGQNALVPEVKIAIAQAMTRDMPTPYGVTPLMGCVSRLAVSVAQYYGAERNHLELPLRSAHLINRNSANLL is encoded by the coding sequence ATGCTGGACCGTATTGTGGAGGTGGCGCAAGATAGTCGTCACCTGTCGGCGTATCGTGGCTTTATGCTGGTGCGTGATGCCGATGGCGATCGCACCGAGCTTGGCAGGGTGCCGTTGGACGATATGGCAGCCCTGATTGTGCACGCGCATGGTGTGAGCTACACCAACAACCTGCTGGTAGCGCTGGCCGAACGTGGCGTGCCCATGGTGTTGTGTGGCTCCAACCACCAGGTGGCTGGCGTGTTGTGGCCGTTTGATTCCAACTTTGAGGTGGCCAAACGAATCCAAGCCCAAATTCAGGCCAGCAAGCCCATGCATAAGCGGGCCTGGGCCATGGTGGTCAAAGCCAAGCTAGAGCAACAAGCCCGCTTGCTGCAGCAACTTGGCAGGCCTCACATTCCGCTTGACGCCTTGGTGGGTAAAGTCAAGAGCGGCGACCCAGATAACATCGAGGCACAAGGTGCTCGCCGGTATTGGACCTTGTTGTTTGGCGCCGAGTTTAGGCGAGACCGTACCGAGCCCGGCACAAACGCAATGCTGAACTATGGGTACACGGTTTTGCGGGCCACAACCGCCAGGGCCATAGCGGCCGCTGGCTTACACCCAAGCATAGGTATGCATCATTGCAACGCTGCCAACGCTTTTCGGCTGGTGGATGACTTGATGGAGCCATTTAGACCGGTTATTGACGAGGTGGTTTGGGAGGCGCGCCAGAATGGCCAAAACGCGCTTGTGCCTGAAGTAAAAATAGCGATTGCCCAAGCCATGACACGCGATATGCCCACCCCTTACGGCGTTACACCGCTTATGGGGTGTGTGAGTCGGCTGGCGGTTTCTGTGGCGCAATACTACGGGGCCGAGCGCAACCATCTAGAGCTTCCGCTGCGTTCCGCACATTTGATAAACCGCAACAGTGCCAATTTACTGTGA
- the cas2 gene encoding CRISPR-associated endonuclease Cas2 — MWILVMFDLPVGTKQERKAAHDFRLALLDLGFEMAQFSVYLRFCSSHAQCATQCRYVEAALPVGGRVSVLQFTDKQYERTVTFSGRKPQKKIEAPPQYVLF, encoded by the coding sequence ATGTGGATACTGGTGATGTTTGACTTGCCGGTAGGAACCAAGCAGGAGCGCAAGGCTGCGCATGACTTTAGGCTGGCGCTGCTTGACTTGGGATTTGAGATGGCTCAGTTCAGTGTTTACCTACGCTTTTGTAGCAGCCATGCCCAGTGTGCCACCCAGTGCAGGTACGTGGAGGCGGCGCTTCCCGTTGGGGGCCGGGTCAGCGTGTTGCAATTTACCGACAAGCAATATGAGCGTACGGTCACCTTCAGCGGCCGAAAGCCGCAAAAAAAGATCGAAGCACCGCCCCAATACGTACTTTTTTAG
- a CDS encoding IS3 family transposase (programmed frameshift): MSKKSNRFSPEVRQRAVRMVLEHRGEYPSLWATIESIAPKIGCVPQTLNDWVRQHEVDEGMRDGVSSDERSRIKDLEREVKELRKANEILKLASGFFCPGGARPPTQVLRDFVDQNREAYGVEPICKVLQIAPSGYRCHAARKRQPELLCARAKRDEALMPQIQAVWQANMQVYGADKVWHQMNREGNKVARCTVERLMKRMGLHGVRRGKVVRTTVSDKAAPCPLDRVNRQFKADRPNQLWVSDFTYVSTWQGWQYVAFVIDVFARRIVGWRVSSSMRTDFVLDALEQALFDRQPERSDALIHHSDRGSQYVSILYTERLAQAGIEPSVGSRGDSYDNALAETINGLYKAELIHRRAPWKTKEALELATLEWVAWFNHHRLLSSIGYIPPAEAEVNYYRQLAGKSETEVST, encoded by the exons ATGAGCAAGAAATCAAATCGTTTTTCACCCGAGGTGCGCCAACGCGCTGTCCGCATGGTGCTCGAACACCGAGGCGAGTACCCCTCCCTGTGGGCCACCATTGAGTCCATCGCACCCAAGATTGGCTGCGTGCCGCAAACCCTCAACGACTGGGTTCGCCAGCATGAGGTTGACGAAGGCATGCGCGATGGCGTCAGCTCTGATGAGCGATCTCGCATCAAAGACCTAGAACGCGAAGTCAAGGAACTGCGCAAAGCCAACGAAATCCTCAAGTTGGCGAGTG GCTTTTTTTGCCCAGGCGGAGCTCGACCGCCGACTCAAGTCCTGAGGGACTTTGTTGATCAAAACCGCGAGGCCTATGGGGTCGAGCCGATTTGCAAAGTGCTGCAAATCGCCCCGTCTGGCTACAGATGCCATGCTGCCCGCAAACGCCAGCCAGAACTGCTTTGCGCCCGAGCCAAACGTGATGAAGCCCTGATGCCTCAGATCCAAGCCGTCTGGCAGGCCAACATGCAGGTCTACGGCGCTGACAAGGTGTGGCACCAGATGAATCGTGAAGGAAACAAAGTGGCGCGCTGTACGGTCGAGCGGCTGATGAAACGTATGGGATTGCACGGCGTTCGCAGAGGCAAGGTCGTCCGCACCACGGTGTCAGATAAAGCAGCGCCGTGCCCGCTAGACCGGGTCAATCGTCAATTCAAGGCCGATCGGCCCAACCAGCTGTGGGTGTCGGACTTCACCTATGTCAGCACTTGGCAGGGCTGGCAATACGTGGCCTTCGTGATCGATGTATTTGCCCGGCGCATCGTGGGCTGGCGGGTGAGCAGCTCCATGCGCACGGACTTTGTGCTCGATGCACTGGAGCAAGCCTTGTTTGACCGGCAGCCCGAACGCTCGGATGCCTTGATTCATCATTCAGATAGGGGGTCTCAATATGTTTCCATTCTCTACACCGAACGCCTGGCACAAGCCGGGATCGAGCCCTCGGTGGGCAGCCGTGGCGACAGCTACGACAACGCCCTGGCCGAGACGATCAATGGGCTGTACAAGGCCGAATTGATCCACCGCCGTGCACCCTGGAAAACCAAGGAGGCACTGGAACTGGCAACCCTGGAATGGGTCGCTTGGTTCAACCACCACCGACTGCTCAGCTCGATTGGGTATATTCCACCGGCTGAAGCTGAGGTGAACTACTACCGGCAACTTGCCGGGAAAAGCGAGACCGAGGTCTCAACTTAA